The genomic region TTAAAATCTGTTTTGATTTCTAACAGTGTTAAAAGTATTAATGACGTACATTGAATACTGTATAGATACAAAATGCAGATATAGAGCTGAAAGATGCTTTAGTTGTATCTGAATGCTGCCTGCTTTTTTTGTTATGAAAGTCACAGCTATTTATTGCTTtctaggaaaagaatctaaggctaacatgaaaataaattgaaaatttcaAGTTGCTATTTTGGTAGAGTATTATAGAGTTTTACTGCCCTCTTGTGTATGTTTTGTAGaatactacttttaaaaaagttctcaGTACTTTGTGCTGTAGATCCTAATTGAAGGTCACTATTAATTCAGTTCAACTGTAAACAACAGAGagtgaaacaggaagaaatgtaAGAAAGGCATCTGGGCTGCCAAAACAGAGTCCCTTTTTTGTGTCTCATGAAAGAGCTCATTCCTAGCCTCTTCTATGCAtgcttttacattaaaaaaaaaaagatccaggtAATACTTGCAGATAGTAACAAATCCATTCGTACAGAGGGTTCATAATGAAAGTACACTTCAGAGAATCCGTTTtaactattttatgtttttagttcCTCTGAGGGTTACTTCTTGAACCTGCTGGGCCACGTTTCTAGATTTATTCCAATTAGATAAAAGTTATTGACTCCTTTAATCAATCAGTTCCTCAGATCGCAGCGCCCTAATGTTGTTGCGCACATAGTTGATATGAGTTCAATGGCTTTCCTTAAAGGTGTGCTATCTGAATTTCTTTGTTCTGTCTTTGAATTTGGTTGATTCATATTTGGCTGAGTATAGTAGACTCGGTCAAAAGTTTTTCCTTCCAACTTTGATAGTATCACTTCCTTGTCTTTAGCAGGCAGCGTTGCTGAAGAGGAGGCTGGTTGCCTCATTCCTTcatagatgaattttttttttttttttttggttgttcctGGAAGCTTTTAGAATCATTTGTTTGTCCTTGATGTTTGGAGCTTGTGTGAGACAGGGTCTAGGGTGGATCTTTTTCAGACATAGTGTTGAATAGTTGTGCTGCTTTGTTTTGGAGATTTTGTGTGCATTAATTCTGCTAATATTTCTTGGgtcaacttttttttcctttctgttttctctgttctttattcTGGGACTCTGTTGAATGTTGGACCTTTTGGATGGCCTGTGTTTCAGTGGagtcacagtggtaaagaacccgcctcccagtgcaggagatgtaagagtcgtgggttcgatccctgggttgggaagatcccctggaggagagcatggcaacccactccagtattcttgtctggagaatcccttggacagaggagcctggcgggctacagtccatagggttgcagagagttggacatgactaaagcatcttagcatgcatgcatgcatgctgcatTTCAAATCCTTTCTCTCATACTTTTTCTTGAATTTCAACtccaaacctttaaaaaaatttatttatttatttatttggctgagctgggtcttagatgaggtatgcaggatcttcatttgggtatgtggggtctagttctctgactagaGATTAAATCCAGGTtccctgcgttgggagtgtggagtcttagccaccgggccaccagagaagtcccccaaaccttttttttttttaatgtcttagtTTGGTTATAgtgtttttattgtaaaaattacaTCCTGTGCAATTTTTATAGCATctgtttcataatttaaaaatacatttcagtgaGTTCCTTTGTGGGTTCTGTGATTTAGCCACTTCCTCAGAGTTTCTGCTGCTGATATTTCTCTTTCCTGCTGCTTGTTCTCATCATGGTCTTGGTGATCCGTGGTTTTCTGTTCATATTGGGGGTGAAACGATGGGGTAACTGGTGTGGATTTTCTCAACTCCAAATAGATTTGTTTTCTCCAGTTGTAAGTTCTCCCTGGATGCTCTGTGCGAGGTGGGTCAGGGTATGCCGTGTGACCTGTTGCCTATTGGCCTCACATCCCCCTCTAACTACCaccttgattttttttgtgtgtgtgtagtattcCTTGAAAGTGTTGTCTATGCTTGCCATCTCTGGTTTTTCTTCTCCTGTTTTTCTTGACCCACTCCAGGTAGGCTTGCGTGCCCCAGCCTGTTCCCAGTGACTTGCACGTGGCTAATTCATCCTCAGTCTTCATCTTCCTTGATGTGTTAGCTGCACGACAATGCCTTCCTTATTGACATACTTTGTTCATTGTACTTTGGGACACTTGTCTCTAGGTTCTCCTCCTCCTATGCCGAGGTTCACCTTCCTCACTATCATTGGCTGATTTCTACCCATCTTCTTGCCCTCCAAAGATAGGAGCATCTTAGGGTACAGTTCTTCAGACTGTGTCTTTATCTGCACTCACTTCCCTCTCAAGGGATCATGTTATCTAGAGCTTTCAGTTCTGTTTATCAgagtttttctataaagggctagatattttatttggcatgtaattttttagatttttaggtTTTACAAACTGTGTGGTCTTTGCTGAAGCTGTTCGGCTCTGCTGATGCCCTGTGGAAGAGGCCATAGCTAATTTGTAAATAAATGAGCATGACTGTATTGCAAtagtgttcatcactcagtcgtgtccaactctttgagatcccatggaccgccacccgctaggctcctctgtccacgggattctccagggaagaatactggagtgggcttccatccccttctccaggggatcttcccaactcagggattgaacccgggtctcccacactgcaggcagattctttaccatctgagcaacagGTATTCCAGTAACCTTCACTTGTAAAGACAGAGGGCTGGGTTTTGCCTGCAGGCCTTAGTCTGCTGATCCCTGTAGAGCAGGCTTAGCTTTAGTCCCTGCAGGTGGTGAGCCAAGTATTAGACTACCAAGCAAAAAGAGGAGGAGGTTTTTCCTGGGGTGCCAACATCTGGCTAGAAGTTGTAGTCTTCTCCAAACGTTGGTTCATTTTGTTTGGAAAAGAGCTTGCCGGAGTCTGCCTGTAGGTAAAAGGTGAACTCACACAATAGCTCTGGGTTCACTGGTCCTATATATAGGTTCTCTGCTGACTGGTTCCTTTGTGGCCCATGGCTCCCTCCCATTTTTGTCATAGTGACTGACAGATCCCAGAGCCCCTCTGGTTTTCTGTTTCCCCTGAGGCTTCCTCCTGCCTGTCAATCTACTTCTGTTTGGTTTCTCCCTTCCAGAATTGTGTTCACAGTTCTCACATTTCTCATTCTATCCCCTCTTTAGTATTTCTTCTCCGTCTATATGTTTATTGTAGAAGGGCAAAGCAGCCTGAATGTCGGAAAGCCAATTGAGATCGAATCCCACCTGTGTACTTGTAGAGCGAGAACAGCACAGTTGAATGATTGATCTCTGTAAAGATGCTCGAGAAAACAGTAGAAGTGAGAATAGTATTTGTGTTTATGATGATAACTGTCAGTCACTGGGAAAGTTTTTCCTGATAAACGTCTCCTTCCCCGGCCAACAGGAGTAAATGAAGACTGTGTTTTTCGCTTATTTAGTTTATTGGAgactatatttgattttttttccccctcctattAGGGATTTGCGACAATTCTGGCTGAAGCACTTAGCTCCCTTGATCTGCCTGTGGCAGTGATTAATCTGAAGGACTATGACCCAGATGACCATCTCGCGGAAGAGGTTGGTAattgtcttatttttcctttggtcaCAGCTTTCAATTTTAATTGACCGCCTGTGTTCTGGGATAAATAGACTCTtcagataaaatttaattttcacgCTAAGGGATTTCCACTGCTTGACTTTTCAGGGTCGGTGAGAGGGGCCGAGTGTGTGGTGAGGGTGCTGACTCGGAAGTGGTTGGGGCTGGTCCCTCTGGGGTGTTAGACTGAGAGCTTGTGCTTTGAATCTCATAATCAAGGAGGTTTGTCACTCATGGCCGGGTGCCGGGTGTGTGAACCACATGTCAGCCTACTGAAAGGTCGGGGCCACTTGGATGACAGAAGTAGTGTGGGTTTTGGAGTTAGAGAAATCTCATACTGCCTTTGTGACCACCATGCATTCCATCGTATCTGTGAGAGCTTAATTTCTTCACCTGAGGAatgccccgccccctcctccagccACGCCCAGGTAGGGAGGTTGGCCCGACAGCAGAGGTTGTCCAGGTGTGGTCCTTGAACTGGCAGCATCAGCCTCTCCTGGGGACTCATCAGGATTGCAGAATCTCAGGTCCTGGCCCCCCCGCCCCCGAAGCAGAGTCTGGACATGGTGGGGCTGTGTTTGAACAAGTGCCCCAGGTGATTCTGGAGCAGCTCAAGCTGGAGAAGCCCTTGGAACAGGCGTCCACAAAccttttctataaagggccacaTGGTAAACATGTTGAGCTTTCTGGGCCAGGCAGCTATGGAGTTCTGCCTTTGAGACAAAGCAGCCAGAGACAGTGCGGGTGAGTGTGACACTGTTCCAGTAAAATTTTGTTTACAAAAGCAGGCAGCAAGCAGGATTGGGCCTCTGGGCTGTAGTTTGCTAGTCCTTTCTTAGTGGAGAAACTCTTGGCTGTACAtgtccatttccttttcccccaAGAGCACATTGGAATGCAAGTGAGTGAGCTTGAATCtgcttgaaattatttgttaaaaaattattagcaggactttcttggtggcccactagttaagaatccaccttgcaatgcaggggatgtgagttcgatccctggtggggaactcgGATCccatgtgctctggagcccaagcaCCACTAATAGAGGGTCCGTGAGCCACAGCtcaagatcctgagtgctgcaactaagacccaacgtggccaaatacataaattaaaaaaattgttaacaaGCTTGGGTACTTAATTATCGTAAAGCATTActtgggggtgacagaggataaggtggtagggtggcatcactgactcaatggacaggagtttgagcaaactccaggagatagtgaaggacagggaagcctggtgtgctgcagtccgtgggggtctcagagtcagacatgacttagcgactaaacaacagcaacaacttatAACTTAGTTCCTGACTTGGATCTGCGAAGATATACTCAAGCAGATGAAATTCTATGGCTCATAGGACTGTTGATGTGGTTTTTTGTTTCCCAAGGAGATGTTGATGCcaagtgttaagtcactttacACTTAacgttttattgttttaatttttcagggAATTTTTTAGAGCTCTTTCTATATTTCTTCCTGACTGATTTGGCTTTAGTTTCTAATATGACAAATGGGAGCTGATAGGAATTTATAGTCTGGGAAATGGGATGGAGTGTATGGTGAAGGGCACCAGGAGGTGTGTTGGCAGGAACGGAGGGCTGGGTTTTCTCCCCTGGCtgtgttttcttcctcctctgaaaATAAGTAACATTTCTAAAAGCACCCTTAGAGGCTACTGCGATGTGAATGTCAGCATTTCAGAAAGGATTTTCTTGATTGAGATAGCTTATGTCTTGGCCACTCTTCTGAAATAACGACTTTTCTTGGTTAGGTTACCAGTAAAAATGTTTGTGCCTTCCTGGTTGCCACCTACACTGACGGTCAGCCGCCTGAGAGCGCCGAGTGGTTCTGCAAGTGGCTGGAGGAAGCAGCCAATGACTTTCGATTTGGCAAAACATACCTGAAGGGGATGAGATATGCAGTGTttggcctgggaaattctgtgtaCGTGAGCCACTTCAACAAGGTAGGTACATTTTCATCCAGACATCTTTTCAAGATGTGTGTTCTCCACTTGCCCCCGCCTCCATATTTTCGAAGGAATTAGGCCAAAGGAAAAATTCAGATACCTAAGTATTTTGTTTACTGCCTTGCCACTCAGGAAGCCTGTTGAGGTTTTGAAGTCTTCACTGCTTCTTGATAACTCCTGTGCCTCAGCTGAAGTGCTTCCTACTATAATAAAACACATTTCTGGCTACGAAGTCATGAGTCTTGCCAGATGGGTTCAGTTTGTACCTTGCTGTTTCATGGTCTTTGGCCCCAGAGGCGTTATTACATTTTGGAAGAAACTGATTTTGCTACCGAGTGGTTCCATTCTGACCATTACTTAGAGGATTCGTTTTCAAGTTCTTCTTTAGGTACTAGCTCCTAGTTTAAGAAAAGAGTTTGTCCacccctttatttaaaaaaaaaacaaacttctgcAGAATCTTATCTGAATATATCAACTGCACCCCTGGATGGATGGGGCTGGAGGGCACCTGGCCCCTTCTATTTCCTCCTGTTCAACATTTTTTTagattggaatataattgctttacagtgttgttttagTTCCTGCCATACCACGGTGTGAATcggctgtgtgtgtatgtatccccCCTCTTGCGCCGCACTCCCACCCTTCACCCTGCCACTcccggtcatcacagagctccgaGCTCAGTTCCCTCTGCTGCGCAGCAGCTTCCCGCTGACTGTCTGTTtgacacatggtagtgtgtgtgtgccagTGCTGCTGTCTCAGTTCACCccgctctccttcccccactgtgtccctatgttttctacatctgtaccCTGAAGCCCTTTCGACGGAGCGATTCCTTCTTCCCAGCAGCCACCGGGGACAGGCCCCCAGCGCAGACTGGCATCTTCTCGTCCGGAGGGCTGTTCTCGCTCACCTGTCCCTTTCTCCCGCAGGTGGGGAAGAACGTGGACAAGTGGCTCTGGATGCTCGGTGCTCGTCGCGTGATGACCCGAGGGGAGGGCGACGGCAACGTGGTGAAAAGCAAACACGGCAGCATTGAGGCCGACTTCACCGCTTGGAAGGCCAAGTTCATCTCCCGGCTGCAGGCGCTCCGCAAAGGAGAGGGAAAGCGCTGCAGGGGCAGCTGCAAGAAGGGCAAGTGCGAGTCCAGCCGGCGCGGCTCAGAGGCGGCGGAGCCAGGGTCCCACGCGCAGGAGGAGTTGCATCACAGAGACGCCGAGGTATGGAGCCCACGGGTCCATGTCTCCCTGTTTCCCTCTTGAATTTGGAGATGCTGAACTCTTCCTCTGTCCTGAGAAATGCTTTTCTTGGCTTTCGGTTGGAAGGAAGAGCTGAAACTCACATGGGGTGTGTTCTAGAGGGAGCGGGGTCTTGGGTTAAGCCATGTTGGGCTGGGTGCTGTCCGTAACGTGTTCTCTAATTGTTGCCTTGCTAGAGTCCAGTAGGTTTCTACCCAAGTGTGCAGGTGAGGAAACAATCCTGGAGAAGTTAAATGTGCCCAGAGCTGAGCTCATTATCTTTTTACCCTTTAACCACATACTCCTCCCGTTGTCTTCTTATTTAATGACTCCGATCATTCAAACTTAAAGGCTGTGAGTCATCCCAGATTCCTTTCTTTGATCCCTCACGTTCTAAACatgtctctttcttcttccttcggACACCCCAGTTCCTTTGAGGCGTGTGTTGTCAGGCTGTATCACTCCTGTTGCCTTTGGGCCATCTGGTCGCTTGTGTCTTTCGGGAACAACTTTGCATTCTCActtcctgtctttctctccaCCCTTGTTCCTGTCGTTCCATGTATGCAGTTGCCTCTTTAAAATCCCTCCTTGGATGTCTAAGGTAGCTCCTCTTTGACAAATTCAAAATGGAACTCTTCCTCTCTACTCTTCCGGTCTGTCTCTCTGCAAGTTTTTTTCATCTTAGgaaacaccaccaccatctccgTTACTtaggaaaagaaaccaaagagccaTTCTCGATTCCTCCCTTTTCCTCATTTAATTCCTCACTGAAGTCTGGTTGCTTCTTTGTTTAAATCAAGGGTCAGGAAACATTTTTGGTAACGGGCCAGCTGGTAAATATTTCCGGCTTTGTGGGCCATACTGTTCCTGTTGCAGCATCAGTTCTGCCATATTCTTAAAGTAACCCTTGATGATGTGTAAGTGATGGGCTTCTTTAGATTTGACTTGGAACTGGCTGGCCTCTAGCCTAAAATATCTCAAGTCCATCCAATGAATTCACAATTTGGGAAGGATGATTAGACACTTTGCTACTTTTTACAATTGATGTTCCAGGAGGAAGAGCCCTTTGAGAGCAGCAGTGAGGAAGAGTCTGATGCTGAGGACCGTCAGAGCCGAAATTCAGTCGTTGATGTTGAAGACCTCGGCAGGATTATGGGTCATGTGACGAAAGAAAAGGTACCGTAATTTTGGGAAATGGTGAGCTGGGATCCTACAGTTGGTTGACAGCTAGCATCATCTCTTGGTCCATCTGAGCTCATAATTggacagttttgtttcttttcctcctattttgccagttttatacttttttttttgctgttgtaaCATGAGCTTTgtgaaaacctttttttaaaaaaattgaagtattgcTGCTTCActctgctgtgtcagtttctacCGTATAGCAAGGTGAATTGGCCACACgtgtacatatatctcctctcttttggatttcctccccacttaggtcaccgcagagcaccAAGTAGAGTTCTGTGTGTTGTCCAGCAGgctctcattagtcatctattttatacatgtgccgttgtgctgagtcacttcagtcgtgtctgactctgtgcggccccatggactgtagcccgccaggctcctctgtccatgggattctccaggcaggaaaactggagtgggttgctatgccctccttcggggaatcatcccaacctagggattgaacccacatctcttagtctcctgcatgggcaggcgggttctttaccactggcacgacctgggaagcccccctgttttatacatagcagtgtatatacGTCAGTCCCAGACTTTGTGCTCTCTCCTCTTCGGAGGTTAGGCTTGCCTCTCTTCCCGGGGACGTGTTCAGCGTGCCTTTGGAGACATTGTCCTGGGCTGTCTCCCAGCCTGGCCCTTGCGCTGAGCGCTGAGTACACTGGGAGATGTGCCTCTGATGTGCgctccttctctgagcctctggttTCCTCTCTTGAGGTCTTTCGTCTGTTCTCCTCTCTGGTTGCCCAGTGGGTCAGGATCTGAGATCTGGcccatcccctctccccctcccaagGGGGTGCTCCTGAGTTCCTTCTGCTGGGGGCACAGATCAGTTGCTCTCCAGCAGCAGTGCTCACTTGCTAAGCCACCTGTCGGGCTTTCTGGATATCCTGGGCAGGGGTGATTCGCCAGTCTGAGTGCAGGGGACACATTGTAGCTTCTCTGAGGAACCCTCCTGGAGCCTCTTTCCTGGGGCTTGAGGTGAGAAGCATCCTCCGACACCCCCAAACATCTCTTCATTTGAGGCAGATGGAGCTCAAAATACCTTACTGATGTTCTCTGAAGAATTCCTCAAGAATCTGCTCTCCTTATCTCCATACTCTCTACCTGTTCATATCCTTGACGTGAGGGAAGCACTCTTAAGGTTGTTaaattgaggacttccctggtggtccagtggttaagaccccactcTTCTATTGCAAAGGggcgcaggttcagtccctggtcgaggaacttagatcctgcatgctacacaGTGTGGCCCCCCAAAAAAGTTGTTAAACTGGTTCTCAGATATTTCCTTTAAACATTTATAACTTGATCTGACCCTCTCTTTGGTGCTTCCTTTAATTTAATACTCTGTTTACATATGTTCAAAAAATTCACAGAATACAACcgtctgtcctttttctttttaaacccacAGGTAACCGCAATTTACACTTTGGCACtattttaggtatttattttacTGCCTTTACAAACACACCTGCATTTTGGTATAACTTCATGTTTCAGGCTATGCAGATGGaatcattttgtactccaagtctGCAgactgcttttttgttttatgtgaCAGCTTTCTTTCCAAAGCCTTGTGAGTGAAATCTGCCTAATTAATTTTAATGCCTCTGTAGCAGTCCACAGTTACGTCCCATTGTTAGTTGACTCTTGTTGATTAACATTTAGGTGTTTTCTAATTTCTAtgatgaacactttttttttaaacatgtttttaagCCCTGAATGGTGCttccccctccccgccaccccgattctttaccatctgcacccccggggaagcccttctttttggccacgccatgcaGCTCATgggagttccccaaccagggattgaacctggtccaCAGCAGTGTCTGCGCTGaattctaaccactaggccaccagggaactccctctaATGAACCCTCTTGCTCTTATATTTTTCGTGGCTGATATAAATTTATCTTGAGTAAATTTACTCAATCTGTAAAACTAACTTTGTAAAAATTTCTGGATCGAAGAGAATTTTATCATTTTGGTGATATTTCAAAATGGCTCTGTGAGaagttgaaaatgttttaatttcttctcacAGTGTAAGAGAGACACAAGAATGCTTGTTTCTCTGAACCCTTGCCAACCCCCAGATATTCTCAGTCTTTTAAATCTTGGCACCTGAAAGGtgaaaaaccataaccttaaaAAAGTAgtagtttgcatttctttaattttgagttaaatccattgtgttttttttttctcccgtGAAGcgtctctttctgtctccctggTGTTAGATAGCTTACAAAGTCTGAGGGCGTAGTTCCCGAGACTGGTTTCACTTCTGACACCACTGCAGctttggtggtggggggtggttttTAGGACCTGCCCTAAATTAGATTTGATCATTTGTTAGAAAGACTCACAGGACTCACTGAAAGCGCTCATCCTCACCATTGCAGTTCATGGCTGCAGAATAGTCATGGGCAGAATAGTCAGCTGAAGGAGGAGACACACAGTATTCTGGGAAGCATTCTGATGAGGGCTACTCTtggttgtggtgtgtgtgcttctcattgtgggggcttctctttttgcagagcacaggctctaggctgcgTGGGTTCGGTAGTCGTGGCTCAAGAGCTGTTGATgctggctcagtaattgtggttaACGGGCTTAGTTATACCATGGGATCTCCTACGAGCAGGGATTGAgcacgtgtcccctgcattggcaggcagattcttaaccactcgactACTGGGGAAgaccctttttttctttctgatgtggaccattttaaaaatctttattgaatttgttactgtattgcttctgttttatgttttgggtttttggctgcAAGGGATGTGAGATCTttgctccccagccagggatcagactgcatcccctgcattggaaggtgaagtcttaaccgctgggcaGCCAAGGAGGTCCCAAGGCAAAATTCTTTATTAAACAGTATCCTCTGCCCATGCTTATATTGTCTTATTTGGCTTCTTTGGTAAAGTTCATAACCCCAAAATACTGTGTGTAAGACTCTAAActacaatgaaattattttccaaatttaaaattGCGATTGTTCCTGTTGTAgcattttgttcctttcttcctgaTACTTCTGTGTGTTGGTATTGCTGCTGTCAGTTTTAGTAGCTTTTGTATTTTAGAAAccctgcatgtgtgcatgctaagttgcttcagtcgtgtccaactctgtgtgaccctatggattgtagccctccagactcctctgttcatgggattctccaagcaagaatactggagtgggttgccttgctctcctccaggggaatcttcctgacccaggtatggaacctgcatcacaggtggattcttcaccactgagccacccggaaagCCTTTAGAAGCCCTGCAGAGAAGTTATTAAGAATGACAAGTGTGTGAGATGTAGGTCCAGGTTCTGGGCCAGCTGGTTTGTAACTTGGTGCCTTAAGGGCAATGCTTAATCTTCTCTGGTCTTAATCCCCTTGTCTGAGAAACGTGGACCTTCACCTCTGCCCTCCTCACAGCACTGAGTGAGGTGAGAACCTGTGTGTGCAAATGCATTATAATCTCCGAAAGCCTGACAGATTGAAATGAGAAGTAAATATGCTTAGACATTTTACATTTGCTTAGGCGTTCTGCTGGAGTTGGTCATTTAGTCTGTTTTAGCTTTTCTGCTGTTGTAAATAGCACTGGTCTGAGACCTTTTTTACTTAGAATGAAGTAttgatgttttctttgtttacatTTTCCCTGAGTTGAGTTACTGGGTCAAAgcaaatgtataattttatgaCTTAATAAAAATCTGAGTAATTTTCACAGTGAAATTGTCTTAAAATAGGATAAATTTCAGTGTGTGAGTGCCTGATTTAGGTAGATTTCTGGATCTGCCAAGTTAAGAGCAGATATTTATagctttagggcttcccaggtggcgctagtggtaaagaatgcacctgccagtgcgagagatgcaagagatgcaggttcgattcctgggtcaggaagatccctggagtaggaagtggcaaccccccactccagtattcttgcctaggaaatcccatggacagaggaacctggtgggctacagtccatggggctgcaaagagttatatatgactgagcaactgagcacatttaCAGCTTGCTTTGTAGTGGATGAAGATTTGTGGGATAATTTTTTCCAACTtcattgagatatgattgacaaaattttatattcttaggTTGGATAATGTGATTCTTTTTAGGTGTATAAtgtgatgatttaatatatgtatacattgtgaaatgctTTCCATGGTCACGTTAACACCTTCACCATTTCTTATAGGAAacactgtatatgtgtgtgtgtggtgtgtgcgtgtgtggtgtgtgtgtgtgtgtgtgtgtgtgtgtgtggagaacaCACAAAATCTACTTTTAGCAGATTTCACACGTACTGTAAGGTTTTGGAATAGTTTGTGGgtgtattttttctttgccttttcatcttatgtCCATTAGAGGGCACTGGAGAAAAAGCACCAAGGAAAAATTTGGACatacatgtaaattattttttgaaatgaaatggTTCTGGACTTTATGAACTTCAAGCAGCTGGCTTAAGATATTTCAGGTTTCTCATAGAAATCTCATAAAGTCATcagatttggggggaaaaatacatacatatatatttatttccaacTTAAGTGCAGCATGAAAATAAGCCACCAGTTTTTGTTCATTATTATGTGGTCGCAGCAGAGCTCCCACTTGTGTCCCGTGTGTTCACTTTATATAGGGCACAGTGTATTAAATTCAGTGATGGATTTCTTATCGCTTGgctcttcttttttatatttttgggggATTTTCTTTGGGGGTTCATCCATACATATTCCCAGGCTGCTTTCTGCCTGATCATCATTCTGCTTCACACTAAATTGCCTTAGTTGTTACTATAGAGGAAACAGGATGCTCTAGTCCTTAGGAGCATCAGCTGTAGAATTGGACCACAACACTCCTACCGGAAGACCtctttttgaataattttcaCTAGTTTTCATGGAGTCACACAATCTCAGCTTGTCTGTCTGGGCACGTTATTTCACTCTCTATGTTTCAGTGGGAGGTAATAACATTAACTGCTGTATAAAGTTGTTATAAAGATGCAGTAAGTTAATCCATCGAAAGCCTTTATTTTACTGTCTGCCACATAGTATGTCCTTGATAACTAATAGCTGTCATTGTCTAAGAAGATGTTTTCTAATGGGATACTGATTAGAATACCACGACGgttttctgtctccctccctctgcaGCAGGATGTAAAGCCAAAGAGAATTTGAGTGGTGGGAGTGGGAACCAAGAACAAGAGAGCCAGAATTTGAAGCACTGCAC from Odocoileus virginianus isolate 20LAN1187 ecotype Illinois chromosome 33, Ovbor_1.2, whole genome shotgun sequence harbors:
- the LOC110125218 gene encoding S-adenosyl-L-methionine-dependent tRNA 4-demethylwyosine synthase TYW1 isoform X3, translated to MDPTLDTWDFSSPLISLWINRFYIYLGFAFGFSLWICFQIVIRKQNKNSQEKTVPRASQDLMTNGYISRPKKEVFVSGVKIFYGSQTGTAKGFATILAEALSSLDLPVAVINLKDYDPDDHLAEEVTSKNVCAFLVATYTDGQPPESAEWFCKWLEEAANDFRFGKTYLKGMRYAVFGLGNSVYVSHFNKVGKNVDKWLWMLGARRVMTRGEGDGNVVKSKHGSIEADFTAWKAKFISRLQALRKGEGKRCRGSCKKGKCESSRRGSEAAEPGSHAQEELHHRDAEEEEPFESSSEEESDAEDRQSRNSVVDVEDLGRIMGHVTKEKAVLGWYCGFWDEDVKMN